One genomic window of Sodaliphilus pleomorphus includes the following:
- a CDS encoding indolepyruvate oxidoreductase subunit beta — MKTDVILCGVGGQGILTIATIIGEAAMQENLYIKQSEVHGMSQRGGDVQSNLRISNMPIMSDLIAEGSADVIISMEPMEALRYLPYLSKDGWVITASKPFVNIPNYPDMAKVESDLNALEHVIVLDIEQLAKDNGIARSANVILLGAAQKALGIELEKLEAATRSVFARKGEAVVEANLKALAIGKAAQR, encoded by the coding sequence ATGAAAACTGATGTCATATTATGTGGTGTGGGTGGTCAAGGCATTCTCACCATTGCAACTATAATAGGTGAGGCTGCCATGCAGGAGAACCTCTACATCAAGCAGTCGGAGGTGCACGGCATGTCGCAGCGCGGCGGCGACGTGCAAAGCAACTTGAGAATTTCCAACATGCCTATCATGAGCGACTTGATTGCCGAGGGGAGCGCCGATGTCATCATTTCGATGGAACCCATGGAGGCGTTGCGCTATTTGCCCTACTTGAGCAAAGACGGTTGGGTGATCACGGCAAGCAAGCCGTTTGTCAACATTCCCAACTATCCCGATATGGCTAAGGTGGAGAGCGACCTCAACGCCCTTGAGCACGTCATCGTGCTCGACATCGAGCAACTGGCCAAAGACAACGGTATCGCCCGCTCGGCCAATGTAATTCTGCTTGGCGCAGCACAAAAGGCCCTTGGTATAGAGCTTGAAAAGCTGGAGGCAGCAACCCGCAGCGTGTTTGCCCGCAAGGGCGAGGCAGTAGTCGAAGCCAATCTCAAAGCACTGGCAATAGGTAAAGCAGCACAACGATGA
- a CDS encoding aminotransferase class I/II-fold pyridoxal phosphate-dependent enzyme yields the protein MRPTPIDKKIVDDAIAKRDIQDFAFATIREVKGVAEDAELASGVEFIKMEMGIPGLPPSQVGVKAQIEALSNGIASIYPDIQGAPVLKEQASRFVKAFIGVDIAPEGCIPVTGSMQGTYAAFCLCSQCDKNRDTVLFIDPGFPVQKMQLNVQGIKYETFDVYDYRGDKLGPKLESYLSRGNICAIIYSNPNNPSWVCLDEEELETIGHLATRYNAIVLEDLAYFAMDFRKELDVPFQPPYQATVARYTDNYMLFISGSKAFSYAGERIAVVCIGDALFHRHFQALSQRYEGLPFGLVFSTRMLYAMSSGTSHSAQYAMAAIMKAASDGSYKFREETREYARRAHKMKEIFLRHNFYIVYDKDLDQPIADGFYFTIGYPGMTGGQLAHELMYYGVSAICLITTGSHQEGLRVCTSFIKPHQFQLLDERMKIFAENNPI from the coding sequence ATGAGACCCACACCTATCGATAAGAAAATAGTAGACGACGCCATTGCCAAGCGCGACATTCAGGATTTCGCCTTTGCCACCATCAGAGAGGTTAAAGGTGTGGCCGAGGATGCCGAGCTGGCTTCGGGCGTGGAATTTATCAAGATGGAGATGGGCATTCCCGGCTTGCCGCCATCACAAGTGGGAGTGAAAGCACAAATCGAAGCGCTGAGCAATGGCATTGCAAGCATTTATCCCGACATACAGGGGGCACCGGTGCTCAAGGAGCAGGCGTCGCGATTTGTCAAAGCATTTATAGGTGTTGATATTGCCCCCGAGGGGTGCATACCCGTCACTGGGTCGATGCAAGGCACCTATGCGGCTTTCTGCCTGTGCTCTCAGTGTGACAAGAACCGTGACACAGTGCTCTTTATAGATCCTGGATTCCCAGTGCAGAAAATGCAGTTGAATGTACAGGGCATCAAGTATGAGACCTTCGACGTGTACGACTATCGCGGCGACAAACTGGGCCCCAAGTTGGAAAGCTACTTGTCGAGAGGCAACATATGTGCCATCATTTACAGCAATCCCAACAATCCGTCGTGGGTGTGCCTCGACGAGGAAGAGCTGGAAACGATAGGACATCTCGCTACCCGCTACAACGCTATTGTGCTTGAAGACCTGGCCTATTTTGCCATGGACTTCAGAAAGGAACTGGACGTTCCTTTCCAGCCTCCATATCAAGCCACCGTGGCTCGATACACCGACAATTACATGCTGTTCATCAGTGGCAGCAAGGCCTTCAGCTATGCTGGCGAGCGCATTGCTGTGGTGTGCATAGGCGATGCATTGTTCCATCGCCACTTCCAGGCTTTGTCTCAACGTTACGAGGGCCTGCCATTTGGCTTGGTCTTCTCTACGCGCATGCTCTATGCCATGTCGTCGGGCACGAGCCACAGTGCCCAATATGCCATGGCCGCCATCATGAAGGCTGCCAGCGACGGATCTTACAAGTTCAGGGAGGAAACCCGGGAATATGCTCGTCGTGCCCACAAGATGAAAGAAATATTCTTGCGCCACAACTTCTACATCGTGTATGACAAAGACCTGGACCAGCCCATAGCCGACGGTTTCTATTTCACCATAGGATATCCGGGAATGACTGGCGGCCAGCTTGCCCACGAGCTGATGTATTACGGTGTGAGCGCAATATGCCTTATCACTACAGGCAGCCATCAAGAGGGACTGAGGGTGTGCACGTCATTTATCAAGCCCCACCAGTTCCAGCTGCTTGACGAACGCATGAAAATTTTTGCTGAAAACAATCCAATTTAA
- a CDS encoding thiamine pyrophosphate-dependent enzyme — translation MQQLKRKLLLGDEAIAQGALDAGLSGVYAYPGTPSTEITEYIQNSQLAVQRGVHSRWCTNEKTAMEQALGMSFMGKRALVCMKHVGLNVCADPFVNSAMTGVNGGLVVLAADDPSMHSSQDEQDSRFYGKFAMMPTLEPSNQQEAYDMMALAFDLSEKVNLPVLVRVTTRMAHSRSAVLIKEKAREENALNYDAKASNWVLLPVNARKRNDVVTGQQPELEQMAASSKYNDYCDGKDHSLGIIACGIGYNYVMENFPKGSPYPILKISQYPLPKEMVRKMTLECRSVLIVEEGQPFVEEQVRGVMPGNAYIKGRLSGELPRTGELTPDLVATALGFKLHENYAPCEDVVPRPPAFCQGCGHRDVYTALNEVLKDYPDARVFGDIGCYTLGFLPPFKAIHSCVDMGASIGMAKGAADAGQWPSVAVIGDSTFTHSGMTGLLDAINENSNITVIISDNLTTAMTGGQDSAGTNKFEAICRGLGLDNEHLKVVVPIPKNMPEITRILREEIEYKGVSVIIPRRECMQTLQRHIKQQRLAKEAKK, via the coding sequence ATGCAACAATTGAAGAGAAAATTACTTTTAGGAGACGAAGCAATCGCACAAGGAGCACTTGATGCGGGCTTGAGTGGCGTGTATGCCTACCCGGGCACACCGTCGACCGAGATCACCGAGTACATTCAAAACTCACAGCTTGCGGTGCAGCGTGGCGTGCACAGCCGTTGGTGCACCAATGAGAAAACTGCAATGGAGCAAGCTTTGGGAATGAGCTTCATGGGCAAGCGGGCACTGGTGTGCATGAAACATGTGGGCCTTAACGTGTGTGCCGATCCGTTTGTAAACTCGGCGATGACTGGTGTTAACGGCGGCTTGGTTGTGCTTGCTGCCGACGACCCGTCGATGCACTCCTCCCAGGATGAGCAAGACAGCCGCTTCTATGGCAAGTTTGCCATGATGCCCACTCTTGAGCCCAGCAACCAGCAAGAGGCCTACGACATGATGGCCCTGGCTTTTGATTTGTCGGAGAAAGTGAACCTTCCCGTGCTTGTGAGAGTGACCACCCGCATGGCTCATAGCAGGTCAGCAGTCTTGATAAAGGAAAAAGCGCGCGAGGAGAATGCTTTGAACTATGATGCCAAGGCATCTAACTGGGTGTTGCTGCCCGTGAACGCACGCAAGCGCAACGACGTGGTCACTGGCCAGCAGCCCGAGCTGGAACAGATGGCCGCCTCAAGCAAGTACAACGACTACTGCGATGGCAAAGACCACTCGCTGGGCATCATAGCATGTGGAATAGGCTACAATTATGTGATGGAGAATTTCCCCAAAGGCAGTCCCTATCCCATATTGAAAATCAGCCAGTATCCTCTACCCAAGGAAATGGTGAGGAAAATGACACTCGAGTGCCGGTCGGTCCTCATTGTTGAGGAAGGGCAGCCGTTTGTTGAAGAGCAGGTGAGAGGTGTCATGCCCGGAAATGCTTATATAAAAGGTAGGCTCTCGGGCGAACTGCCTCGCACTGGCGAGTTAACCCCCGATTTGGTAGCCACAGCACTGGGCTTCAAGCTGCATGAGAACTATGCTCCGTGTGAAGATGTGGTGCCACGCCCACCGGCATTCTGCCAGGGTTGCGGTCATCGCGACGTGTACACGGCACTCAACGAGGTGCTCAAAGACTACCCTGATGCACGCGTGTTTGGCGACATAGGTTGCTACACGCTGGGCTTCCTGCCCCCGTTCAAAGCCATACACTCGTGTGTCGACATGGGTGCCAGCATAGGCATGGCCAAGGGAGCTGCCGATGCCGGCCAATGGCCGTCGGTAGCCGTGATTGGCGACTCAACCTTCACCCACTCGGGCATGACAGGATTGCTCGATGCCATCAACGAGAACTCCAATATCACTGTGATCATAAGCGACAACCTGACAACGGCTATGACTGGCGGGCAGGATTCGGCAGGAACCAACAAGTTTGAAGCCATATGCCGGGGCCTCGGCCTCGACAATGAGCACTTGAAAGTGGTGGTGCCCATTCCCAAAAACATGCCTGAAATCACGCGTATATTGCGCGAGGAAATTGAGTACAAGGGCGTGAGTGTGATCATTCCCCGTCGCGAGTGCATGCAGACGCTGCAGCGTCATATCAAACAACAACGTTTAGCAAAGGAGGCAAAAAAATGA